A single region of the Chrysoperla carnea chromosome 5, inChrCarn1.1, whole genome shotgun sequence genome encodes:
- the LOC123300991 gene encoding serine/threonine-protein phosphatase 6 regulatory ankyrin repeat subunit C-like, producing the protein MDRRNNRGRRRRLIPAIRHGKLETARELINSYELPCSESSPKGYDLLCDALDNKHSEVAKLLLTSGTAVNSKENNYQSTSETPLHFAVMNGDIEIMKMLLVRRANINAQNIYGQTPLHKAIEKNDRVEIIELLLKHEADVNVKDRNDQTPLYVSIKNNRLEIIELLLKHNADVNVEDEDRNTPLFYAIQNPNLKITKLLLDNGANVKDYPELLNIAVKRGCTEIVELLLQHNADVNATDENGYTALLSTLSDFYQDFCKLRPDRDSYVNNIKRKITKLLLNHGANVDAETRGGWTALHFAVYNGYSQVVEVLLEYNANVNVREKKNLETPLHMSARRKNVEICEMLLNKGDDVDAGERNGLTALHIATLEGSNEIVKLLLERGAEVDSKTKYNITPLYLSAQRGQQEIIETLLKFGADINCRNMDGNRALHIASQFGHVKVVTTLLEYGCDINSRDIDGRTALHIASHLGHNEVVTTLLEYGCDINSRDKVGNIALHIASHQGHNEIVTTLLEYGSDINIMTYNNLTPLDYAKTAEKAKTIEILKRHIVQMKTANLYVSQQNLRSVDEISFPDFQEKCENEITSIKSEKMNNYNISFYDILTKNTDSLAICLIVLFMIIFFHVN; encoded by the coding sequence ATGGATCGTCGTAATAATCGGGGTAGAAGGCGCCGTTTAATTCCTGCGATTCGTCATGGAAAACTGGAAACAGCAAGGGAGTTAATAAATTCTTACGAGCTGCCATGTTCAGAATCATCGCCAAAAGGATATGATTTACTTTGTGATGCTCTTGATAATAAGCATTCGGAGGTGGCTAAATTACTTTTAACAAGCGGCACTGCAGTCAACAGTAAAGAAAACAACTATCAAAGCACTTCTGAGACTCCCCTTCATTTTGCTGTTATGAATGGTGATATAGAAATTATGAAGATGCTTCTAGTCAGACGTGCTAATATTAATGCTCAAAATATCTATGGCCAAACTCCACTCCATAAAGCGATTGAAAAGAATGATCGAGTAGAAATTATcgaattacttttaaaacatgAAGCTGATGTTAATGTTAAAGATCGTAATGATCAAACTCCACTTTATgtttcgattaaaaataatcgattagaaattattgaattacttttaaaacataatgCTGATGTTAATGTTGAAGACGAAGACAGAAACACCCCACTATTTTATGCTATTcaaaatccaaatttaaaaattaccaaGCTACTTTTAGATAATGGAGCAAATGTTAAAGATTATCCCGAGCTATTGAATATTGCTGTTAAGAGGGGATGCACGGAAATCGTTGAACTTCTTTTGCAACATAATGCTGATGTTAACGCTACCGATGAAAACGGTTACACAGCATTGCTTTCAACTTTAAGTGATTTTTAtcaagatttttgtaaattacgtCCTGATAGAGATTcttatgttaataatataaagagGAAAATTACTAAATTGCTTCTTAATCATGGTGCTAATGTAGACGCTGAAACTCGAGGTGGTTGGACGGCACTTCATTTTGCTGTCTACAATGGATATTCACAAGTTGTTGAAGTTCTTTTAGAATATAATGCAAATGTCAAtgttagagaaaaaaaaaatctcgagACACCACTCCATATGTCTGCACGAagaaaaaatgtagaaatttgTGAAATGCTTTTGAATAAAGGAGATGACGTAGATGCTGGGGAACGGAATGGATTGACAGCGTTGCACATTGCAACACTAGAAGGTTCCAACGAGATTGTAAAACTATTGCTTGAACGTGGTGCCGAAGTTGATtctaaaactaaatataatattacaccCCTGTATTTGAGTGCTCAAAGAGGTCAACAGGAAATCATTGAAACTCTCTTGAAATTTGGTGCTGatattaattgtagaaatatggATGGCAATAGAGCACTCCACATTGCATCTCAATTTGGGCATGTTAAAGTTGTCACAACTCTCCTGGAGTATGGCTGTGATATTAATTCTAGAGATATAGATGGCAGAACAGCACTCCACATTGCATCTCACTTGGGGCATAATGAAGTTGTTACAACTCTCTTGGAGTATGGCTGTGATATTAATTCTAGAGACAAGGTTGGCAATATAGCACTCCACATCGCTTCTCACCAAGGGCATAATGAAATTGTTACAACTCTCTTGGAGTATGGATCTGATATCAATATTATGACTTACAACAATCTTACACCTCTTGATTATGCTAAAACTGCTGAAAAAGCTAAAACTATTGAAATTCTTAAACGCCACATAGTTCAAATGAAAACCGCCAATTTATATGTTAGTCAACAAAATTTGCGTTCAGTTGATGAAATTTCCTTTCCTGATTTTCAGGAAAAATGTGAGAATGAAATAACAAGCATTAAGAGCGAGAagatgaataattataatatttcattttatgataTCTTGACAAAGAACACTGACTCATTAGCAAtatgtttaattgttttatttatgataatcttttttcatgtaaattaa
- the LOC123301288 gene encoding serine/threonine-protein phosphatase 6 regulatory ankyrin repeat subunit B-like, translating to MMDRRNNRGRRRRLIPAIRHGKLETAREIINSYELPCSESSPKGYDLLCDALDNKHSEVAKLLLTSGTAVNSKENNYQSTSETPLHFAVMNGDIEIMKMLLVRRANINAQNIYGQTPLHKAIEKNDRVEIIELLLKHEADVNVKDRNDQTPLYVAIKNNRLEIIELLLKHNADVNVEDEDRNTPLFYAIQNPNLKITKLLLDNGANVKDYPELLNIAVKRGCTEIVELLLQHNADVNATDENGYTALLSTLSDFYQDFCKLRPDRDSYVNNIKRKITKLLLNHGANVDAETRGGWTALHFAVYNGYSQVVEVLLEYNANVNVREKKNLETPLHMSARRKNVEICEMLLNKGDDVDAGERNGLTALHIATLEDSNEIVKLLLESGAEVDSKTKYNITPLYLSAQRGQQEIIETLLKFGADINCRNMDGNRALHIASQFGHVKVVTTLLEYGCDINSRDIDGRTALHIASHLGHNEVVTTLLEYGCDINSRDKVGNIALHIASHQGHNEIVTTLLEYMISIL from the coding sequence ATGATGGATCGTCGTAATAATCGGGGTAGAAGGCGCCGTTTAATTCCTGCGATTCGTCATGGAAAACTGGAAACAGCAAGGGAGATAATAAATTCTTACGAGCTGCCATGTTCAGAATCATCGCCAAAAGGATATGATTTACTTTGTGATGCTCTTGATAATAAGCATTCGGAGGTGGCTAAATTACTTTTAACAAGCGGCACTGCAGTCAACAGTAAAGAAAACAACTATCAAAGCACTTCTGAGACTCCCCTTCATTTTGCTGTTATGAATGGTGACATAGAAATTATGAAGATGCTTCTAGTCAGACGTGCTAATATTAATGCTCAAAATATCTATGGCCAAACTCCACTCCATAAAGCGATTGAAAAGAATGATCGAGTAGAAATTATcgaattacttttaaaacatgAAGCTGATGTTAATGTTAAAGATCGTAATGATCAAACTCCACTTTAtgttgcaattaaaaataatcgattagaaattattgaattacttttaaaacataatgCTGATGTTAATGTTGAAGACGAAGACAGAAACACCCCACTATTTTATGCTATTcaaaatccaaatttaaaaattaccaaGCTACTTTTAGATAATGGAGCAAATGTTAAAGATTATCCCGAGCTATTGAATATTGCTGTTAAGAGGGGATGCACGGAAATCGTTGAACTTCTTTTGCAACATAATGCTGATGTTAACGCTACCGATGAAAACGGTTACACAGCATTGCTTTCAACTTTAAGTGATTTTTAtcaagatttttgtaaattacgtCCTGATAGAGATTcttatgttaataatataaagagGAAAATTACTAAATTGCTTCTTAATCATGGTGCTAATGTAGACGCTGAAACTCGAGGTGGTTGGACGGCACTTCATTTTGCTGTCTACAATGGATATTCACAAGTTGTTGAAGTTCTTTTAGAATATAATGCAAATGTCAAtgttagagaaaaaaaaaatctcgagACACCACTCCATATGTCTGCACGAagaaaaaatgtagaaatttgTGAAATGCTTTTGAATAAAGGAGATGACGTAGATGCTGGGGAACGGAATGGATTGACAGCGTTGCACATTGCAACACTAGAAGATTCCAACGAGATTGTAAAACTATTGCTTGAAAGTGGTGCCGAAGTTGATtctaaaactaaatataatattacaccCCTGTATTTGAGTGCTCAAAGAGGTCAACAGGAAATCATTGAAACTCTCTTGAAATTTGGTGCTGatattaattgtagaaatatggATGGCAATAGAGCACTCCACATTGCATCTCAATTTGGGCATGTTAAAGTTGTCACAACTCTCCTGGAGTATGGCTGTGATATTAATTCTAGAGATATAGATGGCAGAACAGCACTCCACATTGCATCTCACTTGGGGCATAATGAAGTTGTTACAACTCTCTTGGAGTATGGCTGTGATATTAATTCTAGAGACAAGGTTGGCAATATAGCACTCCACATCGCTTCTCACCAAGGGCATAATGAAATTGTTACAACTCTCTTGGAGTACATGATATCAATATTATGA
- the LOC123301289 gene encoding zinc finger protein 84-like, protein MTYNNLTPLDYAKTAEKAKTIEILKRHIVQMKTANLYNGRVKNEEFCLKLEIKEEVNDELLYEVDSKNNEICDNISDNKLHSELILKDESYDAIFEEAETDLNYHELLKENYFCDKIFTTEIELRNHEKLLKHKLYSCDVCDKKFKQQHYLTVHKRTHTGEKPFGCDICNKKFIQKHHLVLHKRSHTGEKPFGCDICNKKFSQKHHLVGHKRTHTGEKPFGCDICNKKFIQKHHLVLHKRSHTGEEIFSCDVCDKKFNLKQNLVRHKRLHTGKESFSCDECDKKFNIKQNLVRHKRLHTGEETFSCDVCDKKFNIKHNLVLHKRRHTGEETFSCDVCDKKFNIKHNLVLHKRRHTGENPFSCDVCEKKFNRKDKLVLHKRSHTGEKPFSCDICNKKFIQKHHLVGHKRTHTGEKPFGCDICNKKFIQKHHLVGHKRTHTGEKPFGCDICNKKFIQKHQLVLHKRSHTGEEIFSCDVCDKKFVHSQLLIRHKRTHTGAKPFSCYICEKKFKHQCVLVAHERIHTGEKPFSCDVCEKKFNIKQNLVRHKRLHTGKESFSCDECERKFNSEHHLIKHKLKIHNTEKPAPCDGHNKTFKFKKSLVKQRLVHLRPPTPPYVCEDCDLIITNQNELKD, encoded by the exons ATGACTTACAACAATCTTACACCTCTTGATTATGCTAAAACTGCTGAAAAAGCTAAAACTATTGAAATTCTTAAACGCCACATAGTTCAAATGAAAACCGCAAATTTATAT AATGGACG tgtgaaaaatgaagaattctgtttaaaattagaaatcaaaGAAGAGGTTAATGACGAATTATTATATGAAGTGgattcgaaaaataatgaaatatgtgACAATATTAGTGATAATAAGTTACattcagaattaattttaaaagatgaaaGCTATGATGCAATATTTGAAGAAGCTGAAACTGATTTAAATTATCATGAATTGttaaaggaaaattatttttgtgataaaatttttacaactgaAATTGAATTACGTAACCATGAAAAATTACTCAAGCATAAATTGTATTCATGTGATGTGTGTGATAAAAAGTTTAAGCAACAACATTATTTAACTGTTCATAAACGAacacatactggagaaaaaccatttggttgtgatatttgtaataaaaaatttatccaaaaacaCCATTTAGTTCTACATAAACGAtcacatactggagaaaaaccatttggttgtgatatttgtaataaaaaatttagccaaAAACACCATTTAGTTGGACATAAACGAacacatactggagaaaaaccatttggttgtgatatttgtaataaaaaatttatccaaaaacaCCATTTAGTTCTACATAAACGATCACATACTGGAGAAGAGATATTCTcgtgtgatgtttgtgataaaaaatttaacttaaaacagAATTTAGTTCGACATAAACGATTACATACTGGGAAAGAATCATTCTCATGTGAcgaatgtgataaaaaatttaacataaaacagAATTTAGTTCGACATAAACGATTACATACTGGAGAAGAGACATTCTcgtgtgatgtttgtgataaaaaatttaacataaaacacAATTTAGTTCTACATAAACGAAGACATACTGGAGAAGAGACATTCTcgtgtgatgtttgtgataaaaaatttaacataaaacacAATTTAGTTCTACATAAACGAAGACATACTGGAGAAAACCCATTttcttgtgatgtttgtgaaaaaaaatttaatagaaaagacAAGTTAGTTCTACATAAACGAtcacatactggagaaaaaccatttagttgtgatatttgtaataaaaaatttatccaaaaacaCCATTTAGTTGGACATAAACGAacacatactggagaaaaaccatttggttgtgatatttgtaataaaaaatttatccaaaaacaCCATTTAGTTGGACATAAACGAacacatactggagaaaaaccatttggttgtgatatttgtaataaaaaatttatccaaaaacaCCAGTTAGTTCTACATAAACGATCACATACTGGAGAAGAGATATTCTcgtgtgatgtttgtgataaaaaatttgttcactCACAACTTTTAATTCGACATAAACGAACACATACTGGGgcaaaaccattttcatgttatatttgtgaaaaaaaatttaaacaccaATGCGTTTTAGTTGCACAtgaacgaattcatactggagaaaaaccattctcttgtgatgtttgtgagaaaaaatttaacataaaacagAATTTAGTTCGACATAAACGATTACATACTGGGAAAGAATCATTCTCATGTGACGAatgtgaaagaaaatttaactcAGAACaccatttaattaaacataaactaaaaatacataatacagAAAAACCAGCCCCGTGTGATGgtcataataaaacatttaagttTAAGAAGAGTTTAGTAAAACAAAGACTTGTACATTTAAGACCACCAACACCTCCATACGTATGTGAAGATTGTGATCTAATTATTACCaatcaaaatgaattaaaagat